The Carassius auratus strain Wakin unplaced genomic scaffold, ASM336829v1 scaf_tig00001420, whole genome shotgun sequence genome segment GGGCTTGTAGAGGAATATTGTGTGGACACACACCCTCTGAGTCCTCAAGTTGCCGCAGGTGTTTGAGTGCAGGTTGCAAACTGAGGTACAATCTGTGACAGGAACTTAAATGCAGCAGAAGATGTCGGGAACGAAAGGCTGAACCCGTGTAATACACCAGCTTCCTCGCAGAGGGCAAACCATCCGGCTGGATCTCAAACTTCTTCCCCTGTGCAGAGAAGACAGAAAACAGAACCTCTGGATTTGTAAGAAGTAGCTTTTAATGTCAGAGCAGGTGATCGAGCACCAcaattcaaagcacttcatggaGTTCAAGATAAATCAACCCAAAATGACTTGGAAGGAGGGAGAACCAGTGAGGTCTGGTGTGATCTAATAACGTAAAAAGCAGTAACATTAATTGTTACCAGAAAAGTGAGTCGTCCCACGTGAAACCAGGGGAAGTCATACAGCAGATCACGCACATTGTTCACCTCCTGcaaaataaagaagaaagaaaaggcctCTGTCACATAAAATGGTCAACTCATAATTAAAAATCGTTAGAAAATTAAATGGCTGTTTCTGATTTCACTAAATGGTTCGGGTTCCTTTATGATTCCATTACAGATTAATGTATTACTTTTGAGAAATCCAAATAATAATTGCTaattatgtacttaataaaatcaataaaaatattcgctatttttatttaaaaaaatagagcatttagatttttttaaacattttaaacaagattttgcaataacatttatattagataacaaatattaagatttatatgagAAAAACCGTGCCTTAAGTAAGCataacatttttatacattttgttattctaatacaaataatacacagTTCATTCCAACCAAAATTATTCAGGTTACAGTTTCAGTAGTTGTTTTCAAATAGACAAACAATCAGATCGCTAAACTCTACTTGCTGCAAAGCTCACTTCCACAAATCATTTGTAAGATCGTTTGTAATATAAGCTTATTTGGCAGTGTGAGAAAGGAGTAAAATAGAAATCCTGTTCTTTAGCAATGCAGAAGGGGAGCCCATTTAAGGTTGGGGTCAGGGCCTCACCACACTGGGTCTTTGATCTCCTAGACACAGGGCCCTTAGTTTAATCCAACCCCAGACGCTTTAACGGGCAGATCAGAGGGCTCAGGGGAAAGGCATGCACTCCAAATCCCTGTTTATGGACTGAACCGTCTAATATATGCATTCCAGTCAGGCCTATCTGGAGAGCTCCATCATTGTGATTGGCACCGGCTCAAAGAGAAAACACAAGGACTGCACAACAAAGTAGGCTGTTCACACACGTTTTGCAGCAGAAAGCAATCAGAAGTCCTTTTTCGTTTTCAATGGGGGCTGTCGATTTCATGTGATGAGCAACAAAACTGTTGTGATGTTGCGGTGTCCAGTTTTTTGCACTGCAGCAAATTAAATACAAGAAGTGGTCTTTCCCTATTTGTAGAGCCTCATTCATTCTGATACACACACCTGATACACTTGCATTCCTCGCAGAGTGAGTCCAAGGAGTGCTGAACCTTTCTCTTCTTTCTTGTCCTACAGGAAACAGACACAGGCTTATATACActtcataataaattaatataaatatatatataatattgcataattaaaacacataacaataatttttatattaaaaactgaaaaaatgacaATATTCACATCTTTATTATATGCGCACACAAGTTtcttatgcacaccaaggctgcatttatttgatcaaatacacaGTGATATTGAAATATAACTACAATGTAAAATatctgttacaatttaaaattcctGTGATAGTAcgttttcagaagccattacagtcttcagtgtctcttgatcctttagaaatcattctagcaTTGGTTGAGCTGCTGTTGTAATATGACTCAATCAAGCAGAATGCAGTTCCATCAGGTGCCACTAGTACTGCAGAAATTACTTCACCTTTAACCTCTACTTTGATGAAAATACTTTGGAAACCTCCCTACATTCCACAGCTGAGAACGTTTTGACCTACAGAAAGACAATCCGATAACCGtgcttgacctctgaccttttgTAGGCGATAAAAGGTGACTGGGACATCCTCCAGACGGCAAGATTCTCTGATAAAGAGCAGGATGGCGTCACGTGAGGACATCCCCCACAGCTCTTTATGAACCTTGGGCCCGTGACACAGCAGGTAGTCAATGCCACGCTTCGCAATTATCTATAAGAGAGCAGACACAGGTCATGCGTGATTATGAAGTGACTGTGGGCTCTCAACATGCTTTATTAGAGTTACAAAAACTTTAATCAAACCCCTGCTGTAAAAACACAATACGAATTTGCTGGTTTGGTGCTTTTCAAAAAATGCTAGTCAATCAGCATGGCCTTCTGGTGAAGCTGGTTGTCCAAGAAAGTCTTGTTAGTTAAAAAACACTGGTGAGGACACCAGCATACAACAAATTCGGTACTTTTCAACTTCAAACGAATCTTACTAGGATTCAAAACAAAGTAAGCACTACCTGCTTGGATGCAAATGTAAGTGATTGCATTTTATACACTCTAATGAAGACTCACCCAGGGTGGAAAGTATTCTTTGGGTTGGAAATACGCAGCGTGTCCCCGACTGTGGCCGTCTGAGCGGTGGTCAGAGTGATCGGCCTGCAGGGCGTATCCTGCCAGCTGGAAATACACTTCCTCCTGCTGTCTGCATTCTGAGCGCAGGACACGTTCCCGCAGATCATAGTAGTACAATTTTCTTGCTTTACGCTCACtgggaacaaaaaaaaatgtacatggaaAAATATGAATATCGATTTTTAGCAAGAATTTATAAATCTATTccaaataaatcctgttcttttgaacttattATTGATTaaagaatctttaaaaaatgtattactgcTTCCACAAATATATTAGGCAGCataacggttttcaacattgataataataagaaatgtttcttgagcagcaaataagcatattagatctatttctgaagtaatgatgctgaaaattcacctttaccattacagaaataaattacatttaaaaatatataaaaatagaacgtttttttattgtaataatattacagagttattaattattactgttaaataaatgcagccttggttagcatgaGCATTAAAACGGCCCCTAAACTTTTAAAAGActgtatttcaaattaaatgtttctaAGAATTCACATCAAGCctaatttaagaatttaaaatagaacaaaataaagacAATTCGAGCATAATCTTCTAATCTTAGGTGAACTATATTAATCGCGCAAAACGAAATATgacacataaaaaatcatttaaaaaggaGACTGTTTTTGAGTCTTCAGCCCAAGTTCAAAATCCTCCACTCATTTCCCACATTTAATCAAATCTAAAGTTAGTCGAGTTTCATTATGAGCAGTTTACGGTTACACCACTCCCAGATGGAGGAGGAAAATTCTTCCTAATAAAAACAGCTTTCAAAGATAGACCACATAAAAACCAAGACCACAAGCCCACTCAATCTGGCCACACCCCCCGGAGGATTAAAACTAATGAAGGAAAGAGGCCAATGAGAGGGTTCCTCCCTTTAAACATTGGGAATCTCTGGCCTGTTTCTTACCAGAGAAGTCTGCCGTTCTCCACATAGTACTGGACCTTCAGACAGAGCAGGGGAGGGATTGACCTCCTCTGTGACCCCTGCTGAGAGAAAGAAAGGCTTGACGAGGTTACTGTGGCAACCCCCTCATTATGAAGTCACTCCCACATCCCGACCGGACTACTAGTGTTTATCTTAACTATCATACTGTAACCGCCCTGATTACCACAGGGAACATGCAGGACATGGTACAGTGATACTATGAGGGAATGaatactatttatataatttatcacTGATGAGACATGGCAATTACAGCTATGTAAAAGAACACCATGGTACCACCATGATGATCATCCCATAGTTGTTTATAATTTTCGGTACTTTTTTATAGTGTTAATGATGGAGGACCGTGTGTTATGCTCACCTTCCCTGAGTCCTGTTTCCATTCCTTCGGGAAGTACTTGGCAAGTTTCTCTTCCAGGTCCAGAAAGATGTACTCATTGTCTAAAACAGCCCAGAAAAGGACACACAGGAAACAAGCGTAAATGCTCTCGGAGTGCAAACAATGGCATCATGAATTCATGCATGAAATCTGCCCAACAATGACCTCAATTAGGGAGACGGCTGGAATGAAAAGACCCGCTGAGCCATTGGTGGACGCAGGCCCCCGGTATGCAACAGCCCTAACCGCAGACCAAACTCACCCCAGGAAAAACTAGCAGTCTGATGCCAGAGCGACTGCGATTGCAAAAGAATTCTAGCACTTTGAGTAAATCATGGAAACACTTCTAAAAGGGAGCTTGTGCAAGAATGGAATTAAGATGGTTTAAAGAAATGTCACAATAGAAAAATGTAAGAAGATTTAGCTAAAACCAAGAAATGGATTTTATTTCCCAGAGTGTTCGCACGTCCTTTTCATCCAACTGGTCCAtgtgatttatttgatttgtaaatGTGACCTATTTAGTATTTGTATATTCTAATATATTCTCAtataatgatttgctgctcaggaaacacttcttattattatcaatgttgaaaacagttgtgctacagTACTGTAATATTTgtttggaaaccatgatacattttttcaggattctttgatgaatagaaagttcaaaagaacagcatttatttgaaatcgaaatcttgtaacattttgattacttttgatctatgtaatgcatccttgctgaataaaagtttttaaatttaaagattaCATACTTCAGAATGGTAGCGTATCGCTGTtaacactaaaatattaagcggcaaaagcttttttcagttattattattaattattcaataaatgatGTGTGATATTGACAATTCAGAGTAATTCGAATTAAGTtttagatgctgaaaattctgataCTGTATGTTTCagtatctatataaaaaatgtatgtgaacactttatgttatgtttttacaAGCGAAAGTTCACATTCCGTTCTGTTTATCCATCCTTTATCACTGCTAACTTTGCATCACTAACTCCCTTACTAGATGACTCAAATTCATTCTGACTCCCTGTCTCTTTATCCGAGGTTCATGACAAGAAGGTTGTGACCCTGCTAAACGCTCAGCCAATATCAATTACTCTCTGGTGAATCATGGTGAATTCCAGGCTTAACAAAGTTAATATAGCTTGATTCCAATCCCCTGGGGTCACCAGCcctcaaataaacaaaaacaaagacgcTCTTGTCCAAGAGGAGGGTGACACAAAATCATAAAAAGGTATTCAAAGGGAGGAAGAAGCTGGAATGAGGCTTTTCCAATGAGAGGTTGAACAGGAGAGAAAAAAGAGACAGGAAAGAACAAGAAAGATCAGTAGAAAGAACCTGATTGGAATTGCAAAAGACAAATATCAGATGCTACATTAGCTACATTTCCTGCGAATAAAACCAAGTTTGTGTATTTAACCATGTTCTGCAGATTATGTCATTCGGATGTAGTGCATATATGCTTGAA includes the following:
- the LOC113069326 gene encoding FERM domain-containing protein 6-like isoform X2, with product MSVPTKQERTVCVLLPTKETLDITVGLKATGQDVFHRVCELLGVKELHYFGLTLVKDNEYIFLDLEEKLAKYFPKEWKQDSGKGSQRRSIPPLLCLKVQYYVENGRLLCERKARKLYYYDLRERVLRSECRQQEEVYFQLAGYALQADHSDHRSDGHSRGHAAYFQPKEYFPPWIIAKRGIDYLLCHGPKVHKELWGMSSRDAILLFIRESCRLEDVPVTFYRLQKDKKEEKGSALLGLTLRGMQVYQEVNNVRDLLYDFPWFHVGRLTFLGKKFEIQPDGLPSARKLVYYTGSAFRSRHLLLHLSSCHRLYLSLQPALKHLRQLEDSEEKKRYRESYISDELDLDQPCSEGSPRLSRHSTSSSGIVADARQVSTEMVSMVEKEKPFISAVSHGSSQTFGIDTSSKAQTDEDEWQEEGEVQTL
- the LOC113069326 gene encoding FERM domain-containing protein 6-like isoform X1: MSVPTKQERTVCVLLPTKETLDITVGLKATGQDVFHRVCELLGVKELHYFGLTLVKDNEYIFLDLEEKLAKYFPKEWKQDSGKQGSQRRSIPPLLCLKVQYYVENGRLLCERKARKLYYYDLRERVLRSECRQQEEVYFQLAGYALQADHSDHRSDGHSRGHAAYFQPKEYFPPWIIAKRGIDYLLCHGPKVHKELWGMSSRDAILLFIRESCRLEDVPVTFYRLQKDKKEEKGSALLGLTLRGMQVYQEVNNVRDLLYDFPWFHVGRLTFLGKKFEIQPDGLPSARKLVYYTGSAFRSRHLLLHLSSCHRLYLSLQPALKHLRQLEDSEEKKRYRESYISDELDLDQPCSEGSPRLSRHSTSSSGIVADARQVSTEMVSMVEKEKPFISAVSHGSSQTFGIDTSSKAQTDEDEWQEEGEVQTL